The Virgibacillus siamensis sequence TGGTTCAGTTGTCATGATTGTTTTGCCTGCTGCGCTTTGAGGTAATTCATCATGCGCGCGTCCTCTTTCCCCTTCATCCTCAATATTTGGCAATACAACGGATTCCATAAACCGTTTAATAAAGGTAGACTTACCGGTTCGGACTGCACCGACAATGCCAAGGTAAATATCTCCATTCGTCCGTTTCGAAATATCTTTAAAAATATCAACTTTCTCCAAACGATCCCCTCCCGATCTCCATTTCCGGTAATCCTGAATAACCTGCGAATAATTGACATTACAAGTCTATGATGTTGTCCTACCAAATTATGACTTAATTTTGCTTATAAAGAATAAAAAAGATAATAACGGATTATAGAAAGCAAAAATCCCTTGCAACACAATATATGTTGCGAGGGACTTATTATGCTATATTAATCAATTTGTGTTCGAAAAACAGGTTCTCCATTTTGGATAGTATATGGTAAAGAATAAGAAGGGACAAAGGGTGAATGCTCTGCAAGCAATGTTCGGATATCTTCGCCTTTTTTCATTTTGTGGTCATATTCTTTAAGAGCTTCATTTAAATCGATACGATAATCCACATAAAGTTTTCCTTTTGCATCCATCACAATTGGAAGATTCTTATGCGAAAATGGACTGACAACGTAAGGTTCTGATTCCAATCCTAATTTTTTATAATCTATTTTAAATACCCCGTCTGCTATTCGTTGACCGAATGGAGGATACAGATGTTCATTACGGTACATATTTATTTTCATATTCAATTCCCGAATAGCGTCTGTAACACGCAAATCAATTAATTTTACAGTAGGGTCTGTTTCGGCATGAATGATTGTATACTGATAAATGCCGCCGTTTTCAAAAGCCGTACCGGGGATCTCCGAAATAATGTTATGTTCTTTCAATATTTTGAAGTTAATCAGATATTTGCGGAATTTCGGGGTATCCTTGTCCTTTGTTTTTATTGGCAGTAATCCGCCTGTTTGTTCCTGATAGGAATCAACTGCTGATTGCATCATTTTTAATTGGGCTTCATTCGGAATCTTATTTTTGGATAATTCACCTTCCGGATAAAGACAGCCGGTCAATAATATCATGATTGTAAATGCAATACTTACCTGAACAGCTGTATGTTTCATGGAAAATCCTCCTAACTTGTCGGTCCGCTAAAGACAATATATAAAATAATTATTCCTCCAAGCATTAAACAAAGATAGGCTAGTACTGATACGATACCTGCAAGCCAGCCTTTCAGTTTATTCCTGCTTAATACAATGAGTCCGATCGAAAGCAGAAGGAGTGCCATACCGACAAATGATATCCACATATTCATCATGCTTTGTGACATTTATTTCACTCCTGGTTCAAATTCAACATAATTGCACAACGTATTATAACATACTGTTACAGCTTCCCATATTTAAAACAAATTTAAATCATAAAAATGTCACAAATTGTCCACTGGCAATAATTTTATCTTTTCCCGGACAAATAAAATCCGGGACAGAAGGGGCTCACTCCATCCCGGTTTGACTAAATAAATTCCACAGCAACTCTATAATGAATGCTTGTGCGATTTATTTTATGCGATCATACTCCTTGTTGTATCCTCACTTGCCCAAATATAACTACTTTTTAAACAGTTGATTCAAAGTCTGCATATCTGTAGGCATGTTGTTGTTCGTTATGGATTCCACAATTTTATCTTCTTTAGCCTTTGAAATAGGCTTTCCGGCAATCTTTGAAAGCCTCTGAATCAACATTCTCACTGTTTTTTCATCCGAAAAATCGGCATGCTTGACAGATTCAGCCACTTTATATATTTGGTCCGGATTTACATTTGCCTGCTGCTGAATTTTGTCAAATGGATCATTTCGGGATTCACTCACACGCTCGCCTCCCTGCATTATTACTTCAGCATAGTATATGCAAGGTATGCGTTTACGTGTTATTTGGAATAATTTCCGCCTATCAAATCTGCAAGATCATCCATTTCTTCCCGCTTATTTCGATTCATCAGTTGTTCAACGATGTCACGTGGGTTTTTATTATTAAATAATATCTCATAAATACCATCTGTAATCGGCATTTCAATTTTCTGTTCCTGTGCAAACTGATGGGCTGCCTTTGCGGTACGTACTCCTTCAACCACCATCCCCATCTGTTCCAATACTTCATCGAGTTTTTTGCCTTTTCCGAGCAGGTTACCCGCTCGCCAGTTACGGCTGTGTACACTTGTACATGTAACAATCAGATCACCTACACCCGGTAATCCCAAAAATGATAATGGATTGGCACCAAGGGATGCACCCAGACGGGTAATTTCTGCTAGCCCCCTTGTAATTAATGCTGCTTTGGCATTATCACCATACCCCAATCCATCCGATATTCCTGCACCAAGTGCAATGATGTTCTTCAATGCACCTCCAAGTTCAATCCCAACAACGTCCGGACTTGTATAAACCCGAAATGATTCATTGATAAATAAATCTTGAGCAAGTTCGGCATTACCGCTGTCCAATGATGAGACAGTAACTGTTGTCGGTAATCTTTTGCCTACCTCTTCCGCGTGACTTGGACCAGACAGTACAACAATATCTTCATAACTATATGCATCCATTTCCTCACTGATTATTTGCGACACACGTTTCAGGGATTCAGGTTCAATACCCTTTGTGGCGTGAATAATTGTAGTATTATTTTCCACAATAGGATTCAATTGTCCGCATACTTCCCGGATTGCTTTTGTTGGAACCACAAGAACGATTGCTGTTACGCCATTAATGGCTTCCTTTAAACTATCAAATGCCTTTATTTGGGAAGGGATCTCCACGTTTAAATAACTTTCGTTTCGGTGTGTTCGATTAATTAGATCTGCCTGTTCTTTACGGTGTGTCCATAATCGTACATCATGACCATTGTCAGACAGAACAATACTGAGTGCTGTTCCCCAGCTTCCAGCACCTAATACAGCTACTTTACTCAATGATATAGCCTCCTTATTGACGTCTTCTTGCGAATATTTTTATTGGTGTACCTGTAAATCCAAATGCATCCCGTATTTTATTTTCAAGAAATCGTTTATACGTAAAGTGCATTAAATCAGGATCATTAACGAAAACAACAAAACTTGGCGGTTTAACAGCCACTTGAGTCGCATAAAGCACCTTCAGTCGTCTTCCTTTAACAGTTGGCGTTGGATTCATCGCCAGTGCATCCATAATTACATCATTTAAAACATTTGTCTGTATGCGTTTTGCATGATTTTCACTTGCAGTCCTTATGGAAGGAATCAGTGTATGCAATCTTTTTTTGGTTTTGGCCGAAAGAAAAACAATTGGCGCATAATCAAGAAACTGAAAATGTGCTCTGACCTTTTTTTCGAATTCCCGCATTGCTTTATCACTGGATTCAACTGTATCCCATTTGTTGACGACAATAATAATTGCCCGTCCAGCATCATGTGCATAGCCTGCGATTTTTTTGTCCTGTTCTCTGATTCCAGTTTCAGCATCAATTAGGACAAGAACAACATCAGACCTTTCGATTGCCTTCAGTGCACGCATTACACTATATTTTTCAGTCGTTTCGTACACTCTGCCTCTTTTGCGCATGCCAGCAGTATCAATGATGACATAATCCTGTCCGTCCTTTTGCAGATGTGTGTCAACAGCATCTCTTGTAGTACCTTCCATTTCGCTGACAATGACCCTTTCTTCATTCAGCATAGCATTAACAAGAGAAGATTTACCTACATTTGGCCTGCCAATCAGGCTGAAGTAAATCGTATCTTCACGATCTTCCTCACTATCAATTTCAGGAAAATGCTTCACGACTTCATCAAGCAAATCGCCTAATCCCAATCCATGTGAACCGGAAATTGGATATGGTTCCCCGAAACCGAGTGAATAATATTCATATATTTCCTGCCGCATTTCCGGATTGTCCATTTTGTTTACACCAACAACTACCGGCTTATTCGATTTATATAACAATTTGGCAACTTCTTCATCTGCTGCAGTTATACCTTCTCTGCCATTCAATAAGAAAATAATGACATCAGCTTCATCGATTGCAACCTCAGCTTGCTGCCGCATTTGTACGAGCAATGGTTCATCTCCGACGTCAATTCCGCCGGTATCAATCAAATTAAAGGTGGTTGTAAGCCACTCCCCCTCTGCATATATCCGATCCCTTGTCACACCTGGAATGTCTTCAACGATTGAAATTCTTTCTCCGACAAGGCGGTTGAAAATAGTTGATTTGCCAACGTTAGGTCTGCCCACTATCGCAACTGCAGATTTCCTCATGAAAGGAACATCCTTTCTATCTTTTCATTCACATTTTATTTGCTTCTATGTATACAGCATTTACTTATTCTAGCAAAAGAAAACCATATAGACAATTATTAACGGAAAATAGCCTGCGGGAATGCACAAAAAAATTGCTCCTTCCTGATGGAAAGAGCATTCAATATATTTATGATTTATATTTATCCAATTTATCACCGATGAAATCACCGACTTGAAAGCCAAGCTGATCGTCATCTTTTTCATATTTTTTGAACTCCTGTGCTTCCTGCTCCGCTTCCAGTTCCTTAATGGAAAGGGAAATTCGCTGGTCAGCTTCACTTACATCCAAAACTTTTACTTTAACCGTTTGTCCTGTATCCAAAACTTCTTGTGGTGTACCGATATGTCTGTTGGCAATTTGCGAAATATGAACAAGACCTTCTACCCCGGGCAGAACTTCGATGAATGCACCAAAACTCACAAGACGTTTTACCTTTCCTTCAAGCACATCTCCCTTTGATACCTTTTCCTCTATATCTGTCCAAGGTCCCGGAAGTGTTTTTTTACGGGACAGGGAAATTCGTTCATTGTCGCGATCAACTGATAAAATTTCCACCTTTATTGTATCTCCTTCAGATACAACATCCGAAGTTTTTTCCACATGCTCATGTGCAAGTTGGGAAATATGCACAAGTCCGTCAATGCCCCCAAGGTCCACAAACGCACCAAAACTTGTGATGCGTTGTACAGTACCTTCAAGTACTTGTCCTGCATCCAGTTCTTGCAGCAATTGTTGTTTTTTCGTGTCTGCCTCATCCTGAATAACGTCTCGATGTGACAAAATAACCCGATTCTGTTCCCTGTTAAGATCAATAATTTTTACTCGCATAACCTCATTTTTATAATCTGAAAAATCTTCAACAAAATACGTTTCAACCAATGAGGCTGGAATAAAACCGCGCAGACCCACATCAACAACCAGTCCGCCTTTTACAATATCCTTAATTTCTGTTTCAAATACTTCATCATTCTCAAACTTTTTGGCAAGTGATTCCCAAGCTTTGTCTGCATCTACAGCCTTTTTGGATAAAATGACCTCATCGTCTTCAATCTTTTTGATCTGCAATGAGAGTTCATCATTCTCCTTCACCACATCACCGGCTTTTTCAATATGGAGGTTGGACAATTCACTTATTGGTACGATACCTTCCGTTTTATATCCAATATCAACAAGAACCTGTTTTTCCTCCACTTTAACAACGGTTCCCGTGATAAGTTCACCCACGTTCAGTTCCGGTATTTCATTATTATATTCACTCATTCAAAAGCCCTCCTTAAAGTACAAACCAACAAAGAATCGAATTATCTCTTTTTTATAACTTCTAATATTTATAATTATTTGTCAAGCAATGCATGTCAGGAATTGTGATTATCGATTAATTTTTTTATTTCACCCATTATAGCTTCTGTTGTATCTTTTGCTGAAGACTTGTTTTCCCGATAGGTTTCTATATCCATCGGTTTTCCATAGATGACCGTTAGTCGTTTTCCTGGTTTATAGGGTCCGATTATCGCACAAGGTACAATCTTTGCTTTTGAACGTAACGCGAAAAAACCTGCACCTGCCAGACCTTTTCCCACTGTTCCGGTTTTACTTCGTGTTCCTTCCGGAAAAAGTCCCAATGTTTCGTTCTCCTTCAATATTCCCAGGCCTTTGCGAAGCGCATTTCGGTCACCCATCCCTCGTTTTACTGGAAATGCATGGATTTTAATAAGCAGTTTCCCCAGAATTTTTTTTTCAAACAATTCACCTTTTGCCATAAAATAAATATCCCGAGGGGAGGTGATTCCCACAACAGGAGGATCCAGATTGGAAATATGATTGGAACAAATGATTACCGGGCCATGTTTGGGTACATTTTCTTTACCGATAACCTTGAATCGGTATATCGGGAACAGAAGGATTGCCACCACTGTTTTAGCAAATTTATATAGGCTCATTTCAATCTCCTCTTGTTCCCATTACGTTATAAACTTCTTCCAAAATTTTATCTGCCACTTCGACGATGGTATAAGACGTTGTATCAATTTCAATGGCATCCTCCGCTTTTAAGAGTGGTGAGGCTTTCCGCTGTGAATCTAATAAATCGCGTTGTTCGATTTCCTTTTTCAGTGTTTCCAAATCAGATGAAAACCCTTTTTGCAAATTTTCCTTATGTCTTCTTCTTGCGCGTTCTTCCACACTCGCTATCAGGAAAATTTTCACTTCGGCGTTGGGCAGTACGTGGGTTCCAATATCCCTTCCATCCATAACTACTCCGCGTTTTTCGGCCATCCGCTGCTGACGGTTGACCATTTCTCTTCGTATTTCAGGATGTTTGGCAACATAAGAAACATGATTTGTAACCTGTTCTGTCCGAATTTCATCTGTTACATCTTTTCCATCCAACATAACATGCTGATTCTGTTCCCCTTGAACCAGTTCAATTTCAGTCTGTTTTAACAGATCACCAAGAAGACGCTCATCATCAACGTCTACCCCGCTATTAAGTGACTTTAATGTTAATGCCCGATACATCGCGCCTGTATCAACATAGATATAGTTAAGTTTTTGGGCTGCGATTTTCGCAACAGTACTTTTCCCTGCAGCCGCAGGTCCATCAATTGCTATCGCTATTTCAGCTGTATTCATTTATGCCTTTCATTCCTCTCATTATTCCTGCAAATTATAAAATAGCACCTTCCAAATTTCCCATGACTCTACAGTAAATAATAACATATTATTGAAATAGAGGTCTATTTGTTTTGATATAACCAGAAAAAAGGAAGGGGTCGCCTCCCTTCCTTCATCAAACAAATATTTTATTTATCTTCTTTCATAGTGATTAGGAAACTGCAGAAAAGTCAACTTCCTTTCCATCCAACTTTTCAACCTTTTCTTCTGTCCCATCCTTCGCATTGATAAAAATACGGTAGGTTTCATTACCCAGTACTCCAAGAAATTCATATGTCAGTACTTCTTTTCCCATATCATTGTCAATTATCGCAAGGTGTTTTTCATTTATTTTTACATCAGGATTTACATGGCTTTTTGCTTCTTTTGCAGAAATTTTAGGTTCCGGTATATTCCGCTTTTTATGATTCATAAAATAATTTTTGGCAGTAAAACCAAGGAGATCACCGTTATCCAGGGCGACTTTAACCTCAACTGCATCGGAATATACACGTACACCATCCTGATTATATAAAAAGGAGTAAACACCAATGTTATCATACTGATTGCTCTGGAAAATTTGCATCTTTTCAAAATCATTTTGCTGCAAGTATGATTTTGCTTTTTCCATGCCTTCATTCAAACTGATTTTTTGTTTCCCGATTTTACGGTTAACAAGCAGCGAAATAGGATGTCCTCCTTGTTGCGACATGTCCATATAAGCATTTTTGTCGTCATTGCGATACGAAATACTGTAGATTGGTAAGTCTGAACCCTTTCCGCTTTTGGTAATTTTGATATGATCTGTATTGTTTACCTGGAAGATTTTTTTGCTTCGCTGCAACGCTTCCTCTTTACTAATCGTGTTTTCCCCTTTTAAAAACTGATAATTATGTTCTTTGGAGGAAGTTCCGGAAAGTGGTGAGTCTACATTGCTTTCACTGTACCCCTCCACCTTCTTTTCAACCGTTTTAAATCCATCAACAATCGTGTTGTCGGATTGTTCATCCCCTGTAGCAAGGGCCATTTGCACATCCATCCAGCGCAAATTCTCTTCCAATACAACATTTTGTACCTTACGCAATTCATTTTTGATATCTTTGGATTGTTTGTAGAGATTCTCAAGCCTTGATACTTCCTTATCGGTTAATGGCTTCTTACCCAAATCCCTGACCGCAGTTTTATACGTAAAATCACCAATCTCGGACAGAAATTCCTCGGTTTTGTTAAATGGCATCAATACGAGCGGGAGCTGTCCAACATCAGAGTTAGCCTGTGATGCCAGCCGCCATATTTCCACTAACTGTGGGGACAAGCTTTTTCTGGAGTTCATTGCCAGTGCCGTTCCGATTTTATCATTCAACAAATCAACATGATAAGTAAGTTCGTGAAATGCACGCTGGTAATCATTTTCCGCCTGAACGAGGATGTCATTCTTTTCCTGATGCTCCTGATATCCCCAGACAGCGGTTGCTGCTATTCCTATTGTTAGAACTCCGATTAAAATCCAACGTATCATATTTTATCTCACACCTTTCTATTTACAGAATATATGCTTGCCAATTTTTTTGATTTGAGGGCGTGACCATATCCAATCCGATGTTGCAGTTTCCGGATTGAAATAATATAGTGCTCCCCCGGAAGGATCCCATCCGTTTATTGCATCCATTACTGCCTGCTTGGACGTTTCATTCGGTGTCAGCCAAATTTGCCCATCTGCTACTGCAGTGAACGCCCTAGGCTCAAAAATCACACCCGATATAGTATTAGGGAATGTAGAACTTTCAACACGATTTAAAATTACCGCGGCAACAGCTACCTGACCGACATACGGCTCACCCCTTGATTCTCCGTGAACGGCATTTGCCATCAGTTTAATATCATTCTGTGAATATCCTTGAGGCACGTTTACCGCAGTAGGTTTAGGTTTTGCCTGTTTTGTCGGCTGTGTGGCAGTATTATTATTGCCTTGTTGTGATGGTGCTGACTGTTTTGATCGGTCAACACCGCCATAGTAGGTGAATTCATTACCGCTTCTAATTTGACTTTTGACATATTGCTTATCGTATTTACTCTCCTCGACCAGTTTATTTTTGGTTACCGGGCCGGCCAATCCATCCACTTTCAGTCCAAATTCATATTGAAAGTTTCTTAATGCCCAGTAGGTCCCCCATCCAAAGACGCCATCAATTTCTCCATTGTAGAATCCTAAATATTGAAGTCTTGCCTGAAGTTCAATGACATCATCACCTGTTGCACCATGCTGGATTACTTGCGGGCTAAATGCCTCTGCCTGATTCATAGGCGCTGCAGTTTGTAATCCAACGGCAATGAAACATATAATAATAATGGACAGAGATAATCGTTTTGTTCGATAGGTCATGTTATTTCCTCCTGCTGCTAGAAGATATGATGTACCTATTTTTCAACTAAAAGCACTTTTTATTCATTTTCTTTGTAAATAGAAAAATCCCGTGTATGCAATTGCATACACGGGATTGATTAAATCTTTTTCAACTTATCCGGCTGATTGGCAGCTTTCATTCTGTTTATACAAACAACCCATAGTATAATCATAAACGGGACCAATAGTCCGAGCCAATCACTTGATACCGTTTTAAGGATAAAATTATATGTCCCATGAAGAAGAAACGGCAGTATAAACGCGAGGGTTACGTTCCACTTTTTATGAAAGTCCGTCATTTTGGCTTTTCCAAAATAATAACCCATAATCACGCCAAATAATGCATGCGATGAAACGGGAAATAGTGCTCTTGAAAAAGCGTACTCTATTCCGTTTGTGACCAAATATAATACATTTTCAATAGTAGCAAAGCCAAGACTTATGGAAACAGCATAAATAATGCCGTCATAGTGTGCATCAAATTCGGTATGATGATAGATCACATAAATAAATATAAACCATTTAAAAAATTCTTCAAAAAAGCCAATTAGCAGGAACGATTGGACAAAATTATTATCGCTGAAATTCTCGACTTGAAACGCATATTGAATAAACATAATTGGAAAGACAAGAATCGCGCCGGAGATGAACGTTTTAACGATTAAAGAAATAGGCTCTGAAAAACGATCCTTTAGATAAAAGAACGACATCAGCGCGAATACAGGTGCAATACTGGCTGATATTATTGCAAGCAATGCATTTTCCCCCTTCCCATTATGCTGAGTTAATCGTACCATTAAGTATCGGGAATGAAAATAGATAAAGGAGGCTGTTCCGATGAAAAATATTTTAATTATCCATACTGGCGGAACTATTTCCATGCTGGAAGATAAACAAACGGGAGAAGTTTCGACAACTGCCAAACACCCGCTTACCGATTTGTCCTATTACTTTACTTCATATGCAAATGTTGAGGAGATCATTGAATTTTCACTGCCATCACCGCACATTACTCCAAAGCATATGCTGCAATTGGCCGAAAAAATCAATGAAATAAGCAGTGAATATGATGGAATAGTCGTGACACATGGGACAGACACATTGGAGGAAACTGCATATTTTTTGGAACTGACTGTTAATACAACAATTCCGGTTATTATAACCGGAGCGATGCGTTCAAGCAATGAAATCGGATCTGATGCTCTCTATAATTTAATCAGTTCACTCCGGGTAGCAATTGATGATGAAGCATCCGGAAAAGGAGTTCTTGTGGTAATGAATGATGAAATCCATAGTGCTGTCAACGTCACGAAGACATCAACCAGTAATGTGGCAACCTTTCAGAGCCCGCAATATGGACCATTGGGAATCATTACGAAAGAATCTGTTATTTTCCACCATACGATTCTTTCAAGATACTCACACCCGGTTACACAAATTACAAAAAATGTTTTTTTATTAAAGGCCTATGCTGGGATGGATCAACAGATTCTGGAAGCATTATATGCCGGAAAACCGGACGGGCTTGTTGTTGAGGGTCTTGGACAGGGTAACCTTCCTAAAAATACGGTGACATCCATTCAAAAATTTATTGCTGATAACATTCCAGTCGTTCTCGTTTCCCGCTGTTATCAGGGAATTGTACAGCCTACTTATGCCTATGAGGGC is a genomic window containing:
- a CDS encoding lysophospholipid acyltransferase family protein — protein: MSLYKFAKTVVAILLFPIYRFKVIGKENVPKHGPVIICSNHISNLDPPVVGITSPRDIYFMAKGELFEKKILGKLLIKIHAFPVKRGMGDRNALRKGLGILKENETLGLFPEGTRSKTGTVGKGLAGAGFFALRSKAKIVPCAIIGPYKPGKRLTVIYGKPMDIETYRENKSSAKDTTEAIMGEIKKLIDNHNS
- a CDS encoding NAD(P)H-dependent glycerol-3-phosphate dehydrogenase, translating into MSKVAVLGAGSWGTALSIVLSDNGHDVRLWTHRKEQADLINRTHRNESYLNVEIPSQIKAFDSLKEAINGVTAIVLVVPTKAIREVCGQLNPIVENNTTIIHATKGIEPESLKRVSQIISEEMDAYSYEDIVVLSGPSHAEEVGKRLPTTVTVSSLDSGNAELAQDLFINESFRVYTSPDVVGIELGGALKNIIALGAGISDGLGYGDNAKAALITRGLAEITRLGASLGANPLSFLGLPGVGDLIVTCTSVHSRNWRAGNLLGKGKKLDEVLEQMGMVVEGVRTAKAAHQFAQEQKIEMPITDGIYEILFNNKNPRDIVEQLMNRNKREEMDDLADLIGGNYSK
- a CDS encoding asparaginase, whose protein sequence is MKNILIIHTGGTISMLEDKQTGEVSTTAKHPLTDLSYYFTSYANVEEIIEFSLPSPHITPKHMLQLAEKINEISSEYDGIVVTHGTDTLEETAYFLELTVNTTIPVIITGAMRSSNEIGSDALYNLISSLRVAIDDEASGKGVLVVMNDEIHSAVNVTKTSTSNVATFQSPQYGPLGIITKESVIFHHTILSRYSHPVTQITKNVFLLKAYAGMDQQILEALYAGKPDGLVVEGLGQGNLPKNTVTSIQKFIADNIPVVLVSRCYQGIVQPTYAYEGGGKQLKEDGVILTNGLTGPKARIKLLIALEKTNDHNLIRDMFEKEK
- the rpsA gene encoding 30S ribosomal protein S1, translating into MSEYNNEIPELNVGELITGTVVKVEEKQVLVDIGYKTEGIVPISELSNLHIEKAGDVVKENDELSLQIKKIEDDEVILSKKAVDADKAWESLAKKFENDEVFETEIKDIVKGGLVVDVGLRGFIPASLVETYFVEDFSDYKNEVMRVKIIDLNREQNRVILSHRDVIQDEADTKKQQLLQELDAGQVLEGTVQRITSFGAFVDLGGIDGLVHISQLAHEHVEKTSDVVSEGDTIKVEILSVDRDNERISLSRKKTLPGPWTDIEEKVSKGDVLEGKVKRLVSFGAFIEVLPGVEGLVHISQIANRHIGTPQEVLDTGQTVKVKVLDVSEADQRISLSIKELEAEQEAQEFKKYEKDDDQLGFQVGDFIGDKLDKYKS
- the ypeB gene encoding germination protein YpeB → MIRWILIGVLTIGIAATAVWGYQEHQEKNDILVQAENDYQRAFHELTYHVDLLNDKIGTALAMNSRKSLSPQLVEIWRLASQANSDVGQLPLVLMPFNKTEEFLSEIGDFTYKTAVRDLGKKPLTDKEVSRLENLYKQSKDIKNELRKVQNVVLEENLRWMDVQMALATGDEQSDNTIVDGFKTVEKKVEGYSESNVDSPLSGTSSKEHNYQFLKGENTISKEEALQRSKKIFQVNNTDHIKITKSGKGSDLPIYSISYRNDDKNAYMDMSQQGGHPISLLVNRKIGKQKISLNEGMEKAKSYLQQNDFEKMQIFQSNQYDNIGVYSFLYNQDGVRVYSDAVEVKVALDNGDLLGFTAKNYFMNHKKRNIPEPKISAKEAKSHVNPDVKINEKHLAIIDNDMGKEVLTYEFLGVLGNETYRIFINAKDGTEEKVEKLDGKEVDFSAVS
- the der gene encoding ribosome biogenesis GTPase Der is translated as MRKSAVAIVGRPNVGKSTIFNRLVGERISIVEDIPGVTRDRIYAEGEWLTTTFNLIDTGGIDVGDEPLLVQMRQQAEVAIDEADVIIFLLNGREGITAADEEVAKLLYKSNKPVVVGVNKMDNPEMRQEIYEYYSLGFGEPYPISGSHGLGLGDLLDEVVKHFPEIDSEEDREDTIYFSLIGRPNVGKSSLVNAMLNEERVIVSEMEGTTRDAVDTHLQKDGQDYVIIDTAGMRKRGRVYETTEKYSVMRALKAIERSDVVLVLIDAETGIREQDKKIAGYAHDAGRAIIIVVNKWDTVESSDKAMREFEKKVRAHFQFLDYAPIVFLSAKTKKRLHTLIPSIRTASENHAKRIQTNVLNDVIMDALAMNPTPTVKGRRLKVLYATQVAVKPPSFVVFVNDPDLMHFTYKRFLENKIRDAFGFTGTPIKIFARRRQ
- a CDS encoding DUF2768 domain-containing protein, yielding MSQSMMNMWISFVGMALLLLSIGLIVLSRNKLKGWLAGIVSVLAYLCLMLGGIIILYIVFSGPTS
- the cmk gene encoding (d)CMP kinase, which encodes MNTAEIAIAIDGPAAAGKSTVAKIAAQKLNYIYVDTGAMYRALTLKSLNSGVDVDDERLLGDLLKQTEIELVQGEQNQHVMLDGKDVTDEIRTEQVTNHVSYVAKHPEIRREMVNRQQRMAEKRGVVMDGRDIGTHVLPNAEVKIFLIASVEERARRRHKENLQKGFSSDLETLKKEIEQRDLLDSQRKASPLLKAEDAIEIDTTSYTIVEVADKILEEVYNVMGTRGD
- the sleB gene encoding spore cortex-lytic enzyme translates to MNQAEAFSPQVIQHGATGDDVIELQARLQYLGFYNGEIDGVFGWGTYWALRNFQYEFGLKVDGLAGPVTKNKLVEESKYDKQYVKSQIRSGNEFTYYGGVDRSKQSAPSQQGNNNTATQPTKQAKPKPTAVNVPQGYSQNDIKLMANAVHGESRGEPYVGQVAVAAVILNRVESSTFPNTISGVIFEPRAFTAVADGQIWLTPNETSKQAVMDAINGWDPSGGALYYFNPETATSDWIWSRPQIKKIGKHIFCK
- the prsW gene encoding glutamic-type intramembrane protease PrsW, which translates into the protein MLAIISASIAPVFALMSFFYLKDRFSEPISLIVKTFISGAILVFPIMFIQYAFQVENFSDNNFVQSFLLIGFFEEFFKWFIFIYVIYHHTEFDAHYDGIIYAVSISLGFATIENVLYLVTNGIEYAFSRALFPVSSHALFGVIMGYYFGKAKMTDFHKKWNVTLAFILPFLLHGTYNFILKTVSSDWLGLLVPFMIILWVVCINRMKAANQPDKLKKI
- a CDS encoding stage VI sporulation protein F yields the protein MSESRNDPFDKIQQQANVNPDQIYKVAESVKHADFSDEKTVRMLIQRLSKIAGKPISKAKEDKIVESITNNNMPTDMQTLNQLFKK